Proteins from a single region of Schistocerca gregaria isolate iqSchGreg1 chromosome 3, iqSchGreg1.2, whole genome shotgun sequence:
- the LOC126355185 gene encoding noggin-3-like: MELLWTWCLWLVLAAAAADAHLHAHARVHPHDRRLEAEAYGYDHNRTAGAGAGAAAAAGRVSRRGLSPEDAGLKPSPPGDEYPLPEEPRDASLDPRPQDLNETALRARLGVHFDPSCMSITPVAPDGRGHHGGGGRAHPGGKSKGRAHGRHHGEAAAPGEFPFRRNKHGRLVPVGEMPEALHKLNLRYFKLPNGTRVRTNYPAKFRKKLQHFLWAFTACPVEHEWRDLGVRYWPRFLRLGHCAAGAASCSIPPGMHCRPDAKVEKKLLSWRCLGRGPSERHCQWMDFSMFIVESCTCACPKNDSAHD, encoded by the exons ATGGAGCTGCTGTGGACGTGGTGCCTGTGGctggtgctggcggcggcggcggcggatgcGCACCTGCACGCCCACGCACGGGTGCACCCGCACGACCGGCGGCTGGAGGCGGAGGCCTACGGCTACGACCACAACCGGACGGCCGGcgccggcgcgggggcggcggcggctgcgggccGCGTGTCGCGGCGCGGCCTGTCGCCGGAGGACGCGGGCCTGAAGCCGTCGCCGCCGGGAGACGAGTACCCGCTGCCCGAGGAGCCGCGGGACGCCAGCCTGGACCCCAGGCCGCAGGACCTCAACGAGACGGCGCTGCGGGCGCGCCTCGGCGTGCACTTCGACCCCTCCTGCATGAGCATCACGCCCGTC GCGCCGGACGGCCGCGGCCACCACGGGGGCGGAGGCAGGGCGCACCCGGGCGGCAAGAGCAAGGGCCGTGCGCACGGCAGGCACCACGGCGAGGCGGCGGCGCCGGGCGAGTTCCCGTTCCGGCGCAACAAGCACGGCCGCCTGGTGCCCGTGGGCGAGATGCCCGAGGCGCTGCACAAGCTCAACCTGCGCTACTTCAAGCTGCCCAACGGCACGCGCGTGCGCACCAACTACCCGGCCAAGTTCCGCAAGAAGCTGCAGCACTTCCTGTGGGCGTTCACCGCCTGCCCCGTGGAGCACGAGTGGCGCGACCTGGGCGTGCGCTACTGGCCGCGCTTCCTGCGCCTCGGCCACTGCGCCGCCGGCGCCGCCTCCTGCTCCATCCCGCCCGGCATGCACTGCCGCCCCGACGCCAAGGTGGAGAAGAAGCTGCTCAGCTGGCGCTGCCTGGGCCGCGGGCCCAGCGAGCGCCACTGCCAGTGGATGGACTTCAGCATGTTCATCGTCGAGAGCTGCACCTGCGCCTGCCCCAAGAACGACAGCGCGCACGACTGA